From one Melopsittacus undulatus isolate bMelUnd1 chromosome 16, bMelUnd1.mat.Z, whole genome shotgun sequence genomic stretch:
- the NUCKS1 gene encoding nuclear ubiquitous casein and cyclin-dependent kinase substrate 1 isoform X1, whose product MSRPVRNRKVVDYSQFQESDDADEDYGRDSGPPSKKIRSSPREAKNKRRSGKNSQEDSEDSEEKDVKTKKDDSHSADEDFGSEDDDLGADDGKADSDYESSQKSKKGKKAKPEKNKRAASKSRKRPAEDSEDEKEDHKNVRQQRQAASKAASKQREMLMDDVGSEEEEQEDDEAQFQETDSGSDEDFLMEDDDDSDYGSSKKKNKKVSKKSKPERKEKKMPKPRLKATVTPSPVKGKGKAGRPTASKATKEKTPSPKEEDEEPESPPEKKKSASPAPEKSGDEGSEDEAPSGED is encoded by the exons GAACAGGAAGGTGGTCGATTATTCCCAGTTTCAGGAATCAGATGATGCTG ATGAAGATTATGGAAGAGATTCAGGTCCCCCATCCAAGAAAATCCGTTCATCTCCCCGGGAGGCTAAAAATAAGAGGAGATCTGGGAAGAACTCTCAGGAGGACAG tgaggattcagaagaaaaagatgtgaAGACTAAGAAAGATGATTCACACTCGGCAG ATGAAGATTTTGGCAGCGAAGATGATGACTTAGGAGCAGATGATGGCAAAGCTGACAGTGACTATGAGAGCTctcaaaaaagcaaaaaaggaaaaaaggctaaACCAGAAAAGAACAAGAGGGCAGCCTCCAAATCCAGGAAAAGGCCTGCAG AGGACAGTGAGGATGAAAAAGAAGACCACAAAAACGTGCGTCAGCAACGACAGGCAGCGTCCAAAGCAGCCTCTAAACAACGGGAGATGCTTATGGATGATGTGGGGAGCGAGGAGGAAGAACAAGAGGATGATGAAGCACAGTTCCAGGAGA CAGATTCAGGAAGCGACGAAGACTTCCTCAtggaagatgatgatgatagtGACTATGGCagttcaaaaaagaaaaacaaaaaggtctCCAAGAAATCCAAgccagagaggaaagaaaagaaaatgccaaaGCCCAGGCTAAAGGCTACAG tgaCCCCCAGCCCAGTGAAAGGCAAAGGGAAGGCAGGCCGCCCCACAGCTTCCAaggcaacaaaagaaaagaccCCATCCCCTAAAGAAGAGGATGAAGAGCCTGAAAGTcccccagaaaagaaaaaatcagccAGCCCTGCACCAGAGAAGTCAGGGGATGAGGGCTCTGAAGATGaagcaccctctggggaagatTAA
- the NUCKS1 gene encoding nuclear ubiquitous casein and cyclin-dependent kinase substrate 1 isoform X2 has protein sequence MSRPVRNRKVVDYSQFQESDDADEDYGRDSGPPSKKIRSSPREAKNKRRSGKNSQEDSEDSEEKDVKTKKDDSHSADEDFGSEDDDLGADDGKADSDYESSQKSKKGKKAKPEKNKRAASKSRKRPAEDSEDEKEDHKNVRQQRQAASKAASKQREMLMDDVGSEEEEQEDDEAQFQENSGSDEDFLMEDDDDSDYGSSKKKNKKVSKKSKPERKEKKMPKPRLKATVTPSPVKGKGKAGRPTASKATKEKTPSPKEEDEEPESPPEKKKSASPAPEKSGDEGSEDEAPSGED, from the exons GAACAGGAAGGTGGTCGATTATTCCCAGTTTCAGGAATCAGATGATGCTG ATGAAGATTATGGAAGAGATTCAGGTCCCCCATCCAAGAAAATCCGTTCATCTCCCCGGGAGGCTAAAAATAAGAGGAGATCTGGGAAGAACTCTCAGGAGGACAG tgaggattcagaagaaaaagatgtgaAGACTAAGAAAGATGATTCACACTCGGCAG ATGAAGATTTTGGCAGCGAAGATGATGACTTAGGAGCAGATGATGGCAAAGCTGACAGTGACTATGAGAGCTctcaaaaaagcaaaaaaggaaaaaaggctaaACCAGAAAAGAACAAGAGGGCAGCCTCCAAATCCAGGAAAAGGCCTGCAG AGGACAGTGAGGATGAAAAAGAAGACCACAAAAACGTGCGTCAGCAACGACAGGCAGCGTCCAAAGCAGCCTCTAAACAACGGGAGATGCTTATGGATGATGTGGGGAGCGAGGAGGAAGAACAAGAGGATGATGAAGCACAGTTCCAGGAGA ATTCAGGAAGCGACGAAGACTTCCTCAtggaagatgatgatgatagtGACTATGGCagttcaaaaaagaaaaacaaaaaggtctCCAAGAAATCCAAgccagagaggaaagaaaagaaaatgccaaaGCCCAGGCTAAAGGCTACAG tgaCCCCCAGCCCAGTGAAAGGCAAAGGGAAGGCAGGCCGCCCCACAGCTTCCAaggcaacaaaagaaaagaccCCATCCCCTAAAGAAGAGGATGAAGAGCCTGAAAGTcccccagaaaagaaaaaatcagccAGCCCTGCACCAGAGAAGTCAGGGGATGAGGGCTCTGAAGATGaagcaccctctggggaagatTAA